The following DNA comes from Deltaproteobacteria bacterium.
TGGGCGCTCACGGCGCTGGCCTGTTGCGCGCTCACGGCGCTGGCCTGTACGGTTGCGTCATGGCGGTTGGGACGTTCAACTGCCGCGGCGCATTCGATGGCTAAGGCGACTTGCCGCTGGGTATCGCCCGCACGTCCGCTCCGCCGCCCTCAGCTCAGTTGGCGCAGGACGCTTTCCGTGTGTTCGGCGAACGTAGCGATGTGCTCCTGTTCCAAGATCAATGGCGGGTAAAGCTTGATGATATCCCACCGCTGGCTGGAGGCGACGACCAGCACGCCGAGTCGGAACATGGCGTCGAGAAATCCCATACCGGTGGCCGCGTCGGCGAAGTCGAGTCCGAACATCATGCCCGCGCGCCGCACCCGCAACAGCACCGAGCTGTAACGCGCCTGTAGCGTCTTGAGGCAGGCTTCGAGACGGTCGCCGATGGTAGCGAGTCGAGGCAGGAGCCGCTCGGTCTCGACCAACGCCGCGTAGCTGATGCGGGCGCCGATGTTGGACCAAGCGAACGACGAGATGGTGCGGAAGGGCGACTCGCCGAAGAAGTCGAGACACTCTGGGCGTGTGACCACTGCCGACATCGGGTAAAGCCCGCCGCTGAAGCCCTTGGCGGTGACCAACATGTCGGGCTCGACGTCCCAGTACTGGCAGCCCCACAGATGACCGAGCCGGCCCATACCACAGACGACCTCGTCGATGATCAGTTTGGCGCCGGTGCGGTCGCACAGGCGGCGCACTTCAGCGAAATAGCCGGTGGGAGCAATGGCCATGTCGGCGTCGGTGCGGATGGGTTCGAGCACCACCGCGGCGGTGCGCTCGGAGATTTTGGCGGCCAGATCGGCAGCGTCGCCGAAGCGGATCTCGTGGAAGTCAGGTACCAGCGGCTCAGCATAGTCGCG
Coding sequences within:
- a CDS encoding aspartate aminotransferase family protein yields the protein MDPRASALTPEQFLERYGRYFNRKRIEAIRNLEFLFTEGSAEGAYFCDAEGRRFLDMWCMGGTFSLGHRHPAVLAAAERAMREEEFGSLFFFSEAKGKLAEKLAQCTPGRLETTHPVVTGGEAIDLSIKLARGSTGRSEILYADQGYHGCTGFALSMMAKGEMRDYAEPLVPDFHEIRFGDAADLAAKISERTAAVVLEPIRTDADMAIAPTGYFAEVRRLCDRTGAKLIIDEVVCGMGRLGHLWGCQYWDVEPDMLVTAKGFSGGLYPMSAVVTRPECLDFFGESPFRTISSFAWSNIGARISYAALVETERLLPRLATIGDRLEACLKTLQARYSSVLLRVRRAGMMFGLDFADAATGMGFLDAMFRLGVLVVASSQRWDIIKLYPPLILEQEHIATFAEHTESVLRQLS